A segment of the archaeon BMS3Bbin15 genome:
AAGGTTTTTCGAAGAGCAGAAGAATTTTCAACTTCGATAACTTCAGCACTCACTCCATGCACTCTGCTCTGAAGTTCAGAGTTAATCTTGAGGCGTTTATTTAACCTGGTTTCCCCTGTGTTCAGACCTGTGCTGTAGAAGATTTTCCCTGTGTTCTTTCTACTCTTTACCTTTGCTTTTGATGGATATAGCCCATAATCAAGCTTTGCAAACCTTGTGGCAGCGTCAAAGTCGTCTGTGGGCACAAGCACGAAATTCTCTCCCTCTGTAAGCCTCCAGTCTTCCACAGTTGACTTCAGAGCCGTAAGCACTCTCAGGGCGAACTCCAGGGCACTGCTGCTTTTATGCATCTCTTCTCCTGTGAAGGCAAGACTCATCTCATTCAGGCCCAGAAAGCCCACCTCATAGAAGAATTCTGCTTTCAGTTTTGGCGCAATAACCTTTTTAATAACCTTCTTTTTTCTGAGAAGCACCTCTTTTATAATGGGGAGCAATGTATGCAGATTTTCGAAGAATTTCTTCTCATCTCCTTCAGAAAGATATGCTATCCTTGGAAGGTTAATTGTGACTTTTAGGGCTGATGATAAGACTCTTTTCTCTGAAGCTGGTAAAATATAACCCGGTATTTGTGAAGACTGGCTGAAGAAGGGTGATACTTCATTCCAGAAGTCAATTTTATTAAGATGGCTGGTGTACAGGAATTCTTCAGCCCCACTATTAACACTTACAGAAAGTTCTGGAAGCTTTGCCTCTGCCTTTTTGTATATATCCAGAATAATTCTGAGGGTGGTGTCTCCCGAGTTAATACCCAGTTTTATTCCAAGTCCTCCTGCCTCGGCAAGAAAATATTTGAGAAAGCTTCTTACTTCTTCCATTGTCATATTTTCAATATAACCGGAAAAAGGCGAGGTAAAGAGGGGTATAGTTATACTTCCTGAGGAGAGCTTTCTGAACTTCCTTATAGTGCTGAAAATCGTTGAGGCAGCAAGATATGCATTTCTGGCTGTACCAACCTCCGGGCTGAGATATATATCTCCTGTTGAAATAGCAAAATTCTCAAGGGAGTGAATATGTATGTAGCCATTCATGTGTGAATCAGCTATATGCAAAGGCAGAATTTTCAGAAGAGTGTATTCCTTCAGGACCCGTCCTGCAATCTCTCCTTTTATATTTTGACTGCCACTTCCGCTGGTTATCACCTTCATTGCATCGTAAACTGGCATTCCCACTCTTGTGTAGTCCCTTCTTGCCTCTTCAAACCCATTTTCCAGGAGTTTTACATTTACAACCTCCCTTATCAGCGGGGCAGATATAAAGTCAAGTTTGAGGCGCCTGAGCTCCATCTCGGCATCCTTTGAGATATTCTCTGCAATCTCTTTGGGTAGTGTGGTTTCATTGAGTAGAGATTCTTCAATTTTCTTTCTATCAAAGCTATCTATTGTATTTCTGGAGGTTCTTACATACATGCTGTGGAAACGCTTGTAACGCTCGGCAGCCTCCTGATTTTTTTTCGATAGCATTTCAAGAGTAGTTTTCTGAATTTCGTCGCTGGAAATTCCATCGTATATCTTCTTTGATACTTCAAAGGCTACCTCTGCAGCAGTCCAGAAGTCTATTCCT
Coding sequences within it:
- a CDS encoding anaerobic ribonucleoside triphosphate reductase — translated: MSSSISKVRVVKTSGDLDFFDPNLIASDCMDAGIDFWTAAEVAFEVSKKIYDGISSDEIQKTTLEMLSKKNQEAAERYKRFHSMYVRTSRNTIDSFDRKKIEESLLNETTLPKEIAENISKDAEMELRRLKLDFISAPLIREVVNVKLLENGFEEARRDYTRVGMPVYDAMKVITSGSGSQNIKGEIAGRVLKEYTLLKILPLHIADSHMNGYIHIHSLENFAISTGDIYLSPEVGTARNAYLAASTIFSTIRKFRKLSSGSITIPLFTSPFSGYIENMTMEEVRSFLKYFLAEAGGLGIKLGINSGDTTLRIILDIYKKAEAKLPELSVSVNSGAEEFLYTSHLNKIDFWNEVSPFFSQSSQIPGYILPASEKRVLSSALKVTINLPRIAYLSEGDEKKFFENLHTLLPIIKEVLLRKKKVIKKVIAPKLKAEFFYEVGFLGLNEMSLAFTGEEMHKSSSALEFALRVLTALKSTVEDWRLTEGENFVLVPTDDFDAATRFAKLDYGLYPSKAKVKSRKNTGKIFYSTGLNTGETRLNKRLKINSELQSRVHGVSAEVIEVENSSALRKTFNKLIEADASSWRFKIQGNLYDS